From a single Acidobacteriota bacterium genomic region:
- a CDS encoding SDR family oxidoreductase, translating into MRQPRYLVTGGAGFIGSNLADELIRRGAKPLLIDNFATGFRENLDEISGDFEFVEGDISDRELLATLLPGVDTVFHQAALPSVPRSVADPAETHKACVDATFDLLLAARDAGVRRVVYAASSSAYGDQPTLPKVETMRPDPLSPYAAAKLTGEHYCRVFTQVYGLETVSLRYFNVFGPRQNPSSEYSGVISRFIDAFMGGGTPVIFGDGEQTRDFTFVANVVDANIKASTTDKGIGEVMNVANGERISLNELVEVMKKISGREGVAPDYRPGRKGDVKHSQADNRKAIECLGYQKLVGLEEGLRATIEWWKRSRFSS; encoded by the coding sequence ATGAGACAACCTCGATATCTAGTCACCGGCGGAGCAGGCTTCATCGGATCAAACCTCGCGGATGAATTGATCCGGCGCGGAGCGAAGCCGCTGCTGATCGACAATTTTGCGACCGGCTTTCGTGAAAATCTCGACGAGATTTCCGGTGACTTTGAGTTCGTCGAGGGCGACATTTCTGATCGTGAACTGCTCGCCACACTCCTTCCCGGCGTCGACACCGTCTTTCATCAGGCGGCTCTTCCCAGCGTTCCGCGTTCTGTCGCCGACCCGGCTGAGACGCACAAGGCGTGCGTCGATGCTACATTCGACCTCTTGCTCGCCGCTCGCGACGCAGGCGTCCGGCGGGTCGTTTATGCTGCCTCAAGCTCGGCCTACGGCGATCAGCCGACCTTGCCGAAGGTCGAGACAATGCGGCCCGACCCGCTGTCCCCTTATGCCGCCGCAAAGCTCACCGGCGAGCACTATTGCCGGGTGTTCACGCAGGTTTACGGGCTTGAGACGGTCTCCCTACGCTACTTCAATGTCTTCGGCCCGCGGCAGAATCCGTCGTCTGAGTATTCCGGGGTAATCTCGCGGTTCATTGACGCGTTCATGGGCGGCGGAACGCCGGTCATCTTCGGAGACGGCGAGCAGACCCGGGACTTCACGTTTGTCGCCAATGTCGTCGACGCGAACATTAAAGCTTCAACCACCGACAAAGGCATCGGAGAGGTGATGAACGTCGCAAATGGCGAACGTATTTCCCTGAATGAACTGGTCGAGGTAATGAAAAAGATCTCGGGCCGCGAAGGTGTCGCCCCCGACTATCGGCCCGGACGAAAGGGTGACGTAAAACACTCGCAGGCCGATAATCGCAAGGCGATCGAATGCCTCGGCTACCAAAAGCTAGTTGGGCTTGAGGAAGGGCTTAGGGCGACGATCGAGTGGTGGAAAAGAAGCCGCTTTTCGAGCTAG
- a CDS encoding substrate-binding domain-containing protein has translation MRTEKSITVWWAVAIIVASVFLISCGEPQTGEPGKIKIGFAMDTLREERWQRDNEAFKAHCQKMNVECIITVADNRAEKQANDVENLLTQGVDVLVIAPSNAKQAASMVEKAKAQNVPVISYDRLIDSDKIDLYISHQVPVIGKKIAEYAVAAVPKGNYLMVYGSSTDNNASIMKKEQMAVIQPFVDRGDVKIVAEQFIEGWDPELALNFVENALTQNNDNIQAIVVSNDGMAGGAVNALAKKGLAGKILVTGQDAQLDALQRIAEGRQSMTVYKPIIPLASGAVEAAIKLAKGEKIETSPFRNDAIGKEIPAILLDVFSVDKNNLMDTVIKDGYSNFEDVYRNVPEADRQKRP, from the coding sequence ATGAGAACTGAAAAGTCAATAACCGTGTGGTGGGCCGTCGCTATCATCGTCGCGTCGGTCTTTTTGATCTCGTGCGGCGAGCCGCAAACCGGGGAACCGGGAAAGATCAAGATAGGATTCGCCATGGACACGCTCCGCGAAGAGCGATGGCAGCGAGATAATGAGGCTTTCAAGGCTCATTGCCAGAAGATGAACGTCGAGTGCATCATCACCGTGGCCGATAACAGAGCTGAAAAGCAGGCTAATGACGTCGAGAACCTCTTGACCCAGGGTGTTGACGTTCTAGTCATCGCTCCGAGCAATGCAAAGCAGGCTGCATCGATGGTCGAGAAGGCAAAGGCTCAGAATGTTCCGGTGATCAGCTACGATCGCCTGATCGATTCTGACAAAATTGACCTATATATATCGCACCAGGTTCCGGTGATTGGTAAGAAGATCGCGGAGTATGCTGTCGCCGCCGTGCCGAAAGGCAACTATTTGATGGTATACGGTTCCTCGACCGACAACAACGCGTCAATAATGAAGAAAGAGCAGATGGCGGTCATTCAGCCATTTGTTGACCGCGGCGATGTTAAGATCGTGGCCGAGCAATTCATCGAAGGTTGGGATCCGGAACTAGCCCTTAATTTCGTTGAGAATGCTCTGACGCAAAATAACGACAATATTCAAGCGATCGTTGTCTCAAACGACGGCATGGCTGGCGGGGCAGTCAACGCACTGGCGAAGAAAGGGCTTGCTGGCAAGATCCTGGTAACCGGACAGGATGCCCAACTTGATGCACTCCAGCGGATCGCCGAAGGGCGGCAGTCGATGACCGTTTACAAGCCGATCATTCCGCTCGCGAGCGGGGCGGTGGAAGCGGCGATAAAACTGGCGAAGGGAGAGAAGATCGAAACCTCGCCCTTTAGAAATGATGCGATCGGCAAGGAAATACCGGCAATTTTGCTGGATGTCTTTTCGGTTGATAAGAACAATTTAATGGATACCGTTATTAAGGACGGTTATTCGAATTTTGAGGACGTTTACCGGAACGTCCCTGAGGCTGACCGCCAGAAAAGGCCTTAG
- a CDS encoding ribosome maturation factor RimP, which produces MDREFVGKKISEIASSVSTRLGLEFVHSELAGTKRNATVRVFVDKEGGLSIDDCADASRAIEAEMDALDLIPDAYVLEVSSPGLERELYSIADFRKFAGKAARIKLSREMNGSKSLKGKIGTINGSEITFVDDRLGEITIDYELVRKANLVFDINEDLRKK; this is translated from the coding sequence ATGGATCGTGAATTTGTTGGTAAGAAGATCTCTGAAATTGCATCGAGCGTTTCGACGCGTCTTGGGCTGGAGTTTGTTCACAGCGAACTTGCCGGAACGAAGCGAAATGCGACCGTTCGCGTATTCGTAGATAAGGAAGGCGGACTGAGCATTGACGATTGTGCGGATGCCTCCAGAGCGATCGAGGCAGAAATGGACGCACTCGATCTTATACCTGATGCCTATGTCCTTGAGGTCTCTTCGCCGGGGCTCGAAAGAGAGCTTTATTCGATCGCTGATTTTCGGAAGTTTGCCGGCAAGGCGGCAAGGATCAAGCTTAGCCGCGAAATGAACGGATCAAAGTCGCTGAAAGGAAAGATCGGGACGATCAACGGCAGTGAGATCACTTTTGTTGACGATCGACTCGGGGAGATTACGATCGATTACGAACTGGTCCGGAAAGCGAATCTGGTTTTTGATATTAATGAGGATCTGAGGAAGAAGTAG
- a CDS encoding ROK family protein, giving the protein MDKMVLAADLGGTNLRMAVIGENGETKYRSRSSTPTTRRRDDVVELLIDSARECIKASKPLGDISAFGIAAPAVLDHDAGKILIAPNLPELNDFPLAATIADALNIEVFLENDANAAAIGENWLGASNGFSSSICVTLGTGVGGGVIIDGKPLRGIDGTAGEIGHICVEPFGHPCGCGSVGCLEQYSSATAVVRMAGELASQFPESKIASPIDRSSLDVYNAAVLGDPLAIEVFRRFGFYLGVALGGLINVLNPEVIVVGGGVSDSWEVFIEPLRSEIQKRAFKRPADRVSIVKAKLGDDAGILGVAKLAFSSSNIGLVV; this is encoded by the coding sequence ATGGATAAGATGGTTCTCGCCGCCGATCTCGGCGGTACAAATCTCCGAATGGCCGTTATAGGCGAGAATGGCGAGACAAAATATCGTTCGCGGAGCAGCACTCCGACCACGCGCCGAAGGGATGACGTCGTCGAGCTCCTGATAGATTCAGCTCGAGAGTGTATAAAAGCGAGTAAGCCGCTCGGGGACATATCGGCTTTTGGCATTGCTGCTCCGGCGGTTTTGGATCACGATGCGGGAAAAATACTTATTGCGCCGAATTTGCCCGAATTGAATGACTTTCCGCTTGCGGCAACGATCGCTGATGCGTTGAACATCGAGGTCTTTCTTGAAAACGACGCCAACGCTGCGGCGATCGGCGAAAACTGGCTAGGTGCTTCGAACGGCTTCAGCAGTTCGATCTGCGTGACGCTCGGTACCGGCGTCGGAGGTGGTGTGATCATCGACGGGAAGCCGCTGCGGGGAATTGACGGAACAGCGGGGGAGATCGGGCATATATGTGTCGAACCGTTCGGACACCCGTGCGGATGCGGGAGTGTTGGGTGTCTCGAGCAGTATTCCTCAGCGACTGCCGTAGTTCGAATGGCCGGGGAGCTTGCGAGTCAGTTTCCAGAGTCAAAAATAGCATCGCCAATAGACCGAAGTTCACTCGATGTTTATAATGCGGCTGTTTTAGGTGACCCATTGGCGATCGAAGTTTTCCGCAGGTTTGGCTTCTATCTTGGCGTAGCCTTGGGCGGGTTGATAAATGTTCTTAATCCGGAGGTCATCGTAGTCGGTGGCGGAGTTTCGGACAGTTGGGAAGTTTTTATCGAGCCATTGAGAAGCGAGATTCAAAAAAGGGCATTCAAACGACCGGCAGACCGTGTTAGTATTGTGAAGGCTAAACTTGGCGACGATGCGGGGATACTCGGCGTGGCGAAACTGGCCTTCAGCTCATCAAATATCGGCCTTGTAGTTTAG
- a CDS encoding zf-HC2 domain-containing protein encodes MEAEIKDIIHEDASLCGQEAVLAFLDGLPGPEAMLAFESHLEVCSGCRESVNREKLFSGLLDTSMVSESEVPLPKDFAKRVAVTAESSVVGTADRSNTLRAAVIVAVLLFLAAIAAGEKGISVASLAVEQLGVIALAVMHLVYSIGVSVAVLMRAATAPVVDGPLTLPVLAVFVAVAMFVLFRSRQPGKTAN; translated from the coding sequence GTGGAAGCGGAGATCAAAGATATTATCCACGAAGATGCGAGCCTCTGCGGCCAGGAGGCCGTGCTCGCCTTTCTAGATGGATTGCCGGGCCCGGAGGCGATGCTTGCCTTTGAGTCGCATCTCGAGGTGTGCTCGGGCTGCAGGGAAAGTGTTAACCGGGAAAAGCTGTTTTCAGGCCTGCTCGATACTTCGATGGTGAGCGAGTCTGAAGTGCCGCTACCCAAAGATTTTGCAAAGCGAGTCGCAGTTACCGCCGAGAGCTCTGTAGTAGGCACGGCCGATCGGTCCAACACGCTGAGAGCCGCTGTGATAGTTGCCGTTCTACTATTTCTTGCGGCGATCGCAGCCGGCGAAAAAGGAATATCTGTCGCGAGCTTGGCAGTTGAACAGCTCGGGGTGATCGCTCTCGCGGTAATGCATCTGGTTTACAGTATCGGTGTTTCGGTGGCCGTTCTGATGCGGGCGGCGACTGCGCCGGTTGTTGACGGGCCGCTAACTTTACCGGTTCTTGCTGTTTTCGTCGCTGTTGCGATGTTTGTACTATTCCGTAGCCGCCAACCCGGTAAAACGGCCAACTAA
- a CDS encoding type II secretion system protein — translation MKGTQIIDTKRTDGGYTLFELIITLTVLAVLVMGTVPIAQNAYKRQKEVRLRETLRMIRSAIDEFKRDSVGACPQGSITTGNPTRGPQVGAQVPTDPRSRVVIDDCTIFDSENIDRYPPSLEVLVDGVRVKQRGISLTGGSGLGAGTRQATEINDNETEEVTKVYLRELPIDPMTGETNWNLRSSYQPPGDDSWDSVNVFDVRSSSSETSLGGDKYSDW, via the coding sequence ATGAAAGGGACGCAGATCATCGATACCAAAAGAACGGACGGCGGTTACACGCTCTTCGAGTTGATCATCACGCTGACGGTTCTCGCTGTGCTTGTGATGGGAACCGTCCCGATCGCGCAAAATGCCTATAAGCGGCAGAAGGAGGTGCGCCTGCGGGAAACGCTGCGGATGATCCGTTCGGCGATAGATGAGTTTAAGCGGGACTCGGTTGGGGCATGCCCGCAAGGTTCGATAACTACAGGAAACCCAACCCGCGGGCCGCAAGTCGGTGCTCAGGTGCCGACAGACCCGCGAAGCCGAGTTGTTATCGATGACTGCACAATATTCGATTCGGAAAACATCGACCGTTATCCGCCAAGCCTTGAAGTGCTGGTAGATGGTGTCCGGGTCAAACAGCGGGGGATCAGCCTGACAGGCGGAAGCGGCCTCGGAGCGGGCACGCGGCAGGCGACAGAGATAAATGATAATGAGACCGAGGAAGTGACCAAGGTCTATTTGCGGGAACTGCCGATAGACCCGATGACAGGCGAGACAAATTGGAACCTTCGTTCCTCGTATCAGCCGCCGGGCGATGATTCATGGGATTCGGTTAACGTCTTCGATGTCCGATCTTCTTCGAGCGAAACGTCCCTGGGCGGTGACAAGTATAGTGACTGGTAA
- a CDS encoding sigma-70 family RNA polymerase sigma factor, with translation MAVFSLANPVTSLVDAELVREAIRGGEGSFEELVRRYQRPIVGYVYRMLGDYESALDVSQEVFIKVHNSLGRFDSEYKFSTWIYRIAHNAAIDHMRRNSQITFSLETENADGAYELQVECQKPSPEKLRELSEWRTEIEAVIAELPVAYRELIILRHGRDLSYDEIAEVTELPLGTVKNRLFRAREMMRGLLEARGFSA, from the coding sequence ATGGCGGTCTTTTCTCTGGCAAACCCTGTAACTTCGCTCGTTGACGCGGAACTTGTCCGCGAGGCGATCCGCGGAGGCGAGGGGAGCTTTGAAGAATTGGTCCGGAGATATCAGCGTCCGATCGTTGGTTATGTTTACCGAATGCTTGGTGATTACGAGTCCGCCCTGGACGTCAGCCAAGAGGTCTTCATCAAGGTCCACAACTCCCTCGGCCGGTTCGACTCGGAATACAAATTCTCAACTTGGATATATCGCATCGCCCACAATGCCGCTATCGACCATATGCGGCGTAATTCCCAAATCACTTTTAGTCTTGAAACCGAGAACGCCGATGGTGCGTATGAACTCCAGGTCGAATGCCAAAAGCCCTCGCCGGAAAAGCTAAGAGAGTTGAGCGAGTGGCGGACCGAGATCGAAGCCGTCATTGCCGAACTTCCCGTGGCCTACAGGGAACTGATAATTCTTCGGCATGGCCGCGACCTAAGCTACGATGAGATAGCTGAGGTTACGGAGCTTCCTCTCGGAACTGTGAAAAACCGGCTTTTCCGTGCACGGGAAATGATGCGCGGCCTGCTCGAAGCAAGGGGTTTCTCAGCTTAA
- a CDS encoding UDP-glucose/GDP-mannose dehydrogenase family protein yields MHIAVIGTGYVGLVSGACFAEFGVDVTCVDVDVTKIEKLKKGVIPIYEPGLDSLVEKNVKAGRLHFTTDLVSGVAGAEVVFLAVGTPPKEDGSPDMSYYQQAALDVAKAMNGYKVLVTKSTVPVGTGEWLRQFVSENVESGIEFGVASNPEFLREGAAIEDFMRPDRVVIGSNQPRAIEVMKDLYRPLFLIETPIVITSLEAAELIKYAANAFLATKITFINEIANLCDAIGCDVHDVARGMGMDNRIGRKFLHPGPGYGGSCFPKDTRALTTVADQFGVETRIVDAVILANDLQRQAMIPKIEKLVGDLKGKQIGVLGLSFKPETDDMRESPAIDILHGLIERGARVRAFDPVAMEESKHFINGIEYAADEYDAIKDADAMVIVTEWNQFRALDMDRVKSLLRSPKIADLRNVYEPEDMRELGFEYIGVGR; encoded by the coding sequence ATGCATATCGCAGTTATTGGAACAGGTTATGTTGGTTTGGTTTCGGGGGCGTGCTTTGCTGAGTTTGGAGTTGATGTCACGTGTGTCGATGTCGACGTCACCAAGATCGAGAAGCTGAAGAAAGGCGTTATACCGATCTACGAACCGGGGCTTGATAGTTTGGTTGAAAAGAACGTCAAAGCAGGCCGACTTCATTTTACTACCGACCTCGTGTCGGGTGTCGCGGGAGCCGAGGTTGTTTTTCTTGCCGTTGGAACTCCTCCGAAAGAAGATGGTTCGCCGGATATGAGCTACTACCAGCAGGCAGCTCTTGACGTCGCAAAGGCGATGAACGGTTACAAGGTCCTTGTGACCAAATCGACCGTTCCGGTCGGTACCGGCGAATGGCTTCGGCAGTTTGTCTCGGAGAATGTTGAAAGCGGGATCGAATTTGGTGTTGCTTCCAACCCGGAATTTTTGCGTGAGGGGGCCGCGATCGAGGACTTTATGCGGCCGGACCGCGTCGTCATCGGCAGCAATCAGCCGCGTGCGATCGAGGTGATGAAGGACCTCTACAGGCCGCTTTTCCTCATTGAAACGCCGATCGTGATAACGTCTCTCGAGGCCGCCGAGCTCATCAAATACGCCGCCAATGCATTTCTTGCGACGAAGATCACATTCATCAATGAGATCGCAAATCTCTGCGACGCGATCGGCTGCGATGTTCACGATGTCGCACGAGGGATGGGCATGGACAATCGAATCGGCCGCAAGTTCTTGCATCCTGGCCCTGGCTACGGCGGATCATGCTTCCCCAAGGACACGCGGGCACTAACGACCGTTGCGGACCAGTTTGGCGTTGAGACCCGCATCGTTGATGCCGTGATCTTAGCTAACGACCTGCAGCGGCAAGCGATGATCCCAAAGATCGAGAAACTGGTCGGCGACCTCAAAGGTAAGCAGATCGGAGTTTTGGGGCTTTCATTCAAGCCCGAAACGGATGACATGCGCGAATCGCCGGCGATCGATATCCTTCACGGATTGATCGAACGCGGAGCTCGTGTCCGTGCTTTCGACCCCGTCGCAATGGAAGAGTCAAAGCATTTCATCAATGGTATCGAGTATGCCGCCGATGAATACGATGCGATCAAAGATGCAGACGCGATGGTGATCGTTACTGAATGGAACCAGTTCCGTGCCCTCGATATGGACCGTGTGAAGTCGCTCCTCCGCTCGCCTAAGATCGCCGATCTTAGAAACGTCTATGAACCCGAGGACATGCGCGAACTCGGTTTCGAATATATCGGGGTCGGCCGATAG
- a CDS encoding TonB-dependent receptor, whose protein sequence is MHLLKRSLTSFLAIALLAVAGFSQQQGSVTGQVQDTLGAALVGASVTVVSPDGRVRNATTNQRGEFTVTGLAPGIYTVRVAIANFAIYENNEVEITAGQRTELLVPLTVEGVDEQVDIDTANQVSTDPNSNLSATVLKGADLEALPDDPDELEAALQALAGPSAGPNGGQIYIDGFTGGRLPPREAIREIRINQNPFSAEYDRLGFGRIEILTRPGADKFRGSAFTNFNDSRFNSRNPFALNRAPGQTRFFGGNVSGPVQKGKSSFFVDINNRDIDANTIINAQVLDANLNVVPFQQDVQVPTRRFSFSPRFDYQINDKNTLQLRYSYTNAKSENQGLGNITLPTRAFETTYTENEIRLTETMIINPTTINETRFEIDFENREQTGDNTIPTINVGSAFVGGGSQIGLSFDKETSWELQNYTTTSLGKNSEHAIKFGVRVRSLTIRDRSENNFGGSFSFINLDSYRNTVLGNDYPTSFSLTTGNPEQKVSRTDVGLFITDDWRISPGFTMSFGLRYENQTNIKDNLNFAPRVSFAWSPGAGGARAPKTVIRGGFGLFYDRFSENLTLQAQRFNGSNQLSLLVNSFDPDPVRRAAAIALLQQAVFTVDGVTNVPTAAQIQAALPQSNTIRTISPEIQSPYLAQVALGVERQLPRNTTLSVFYIGSRTWHVLRARNINAPICPEQVNCLDAPRPNPSAGDIYQYESSGILNQNRININLRSNLNPRISIWGNYSLGFSKSNSDGAQSFPAYTYDLSDEYGRSSFDTRHSVVFGGNVSLPWSFSLNPFVTANTGSPFNITRGVDLNGDGLTNERPTFGELATRCGELGLTNSFCDVSGFDPNEIIPRNFADGQKFFNVNLRVSKNFGFGKTAAPAGDAPQAGGGPRGGGIPGIGRGGPRGGGPGGFGGMGGGDGRSPYNLNVSVQFTNLLNTVNFASPISNLASSRIGQFTRTQGGFGGFGGFGGSGSNNRSITLQARFSW, encoded by the coding sequence ATGCATTTATTAAAAAGATCATTAACAAGTTTTCTGGCGATCGCCCTGTTGGCGGTTGCCGGCTTTAGTCAGCAGCAGGGTTCCGTTACAGGTCAGGTTCAGGATACTCTTGGGGCTGCTCTGGTCGGTGCCTCGGTCACGGTGGTATCACCGGACGGCCGAGTCCGAAACGCGACGACCAATCAGCGTGGCGAGTTTACGGTGACAGGGCTTGCTCCGGGCATTTACACGGTTCGCGTAGCGATCGCTAATTTTGCGATCTATGAGAACAATGAGGTCGAGATCACTGCCGGACAGCGGACAGAGTTGCTCGTTCCGCTAACGGTCGAAGGAGTAGACGAGCAGGTCGATATTGACACGGCGAACCAGGTATCGACCGACCCGAACTCGAATCTGAGCGCCACGGTGCTAAAGGGGGCGGACCTCGAGGCCCTTCCAGATGACCCGGATGAACTCGAAGCGGCGTTACAGGCACTTGCCGGACCGTCCGCTGGCCCGAATGGCGGCCAGATATACATTGATGGTTTTACCGGCGGCAGGCTTCCGCCTCGCGAGGCGATCCGCGAGATCCGGATCAACCAGAATCCTTTTTCTGCAGAGTATGATCGTCTCGGTTTTGGTCGTATTGAGATTTTGACACGCCCGGGTGCTGATAAGTTCCGAGGTAGTGCATTCACAAATTTCAACGACTCGCGCTTCAACTCCAGGAACCCCTTTGCCCTAAATCGTGCTCCGGGCCAAACGCGGTTTTTCGGTGGAAATGTCTCCGGCCCTGTACAGAAGGGGAAGTCCTCATTTTTTGTTGATATAAACAATCGGGACATCGACGCCAACACCATTATTAACGCTCAGGTACTCGATGCGAACCTGAACGTCGTACCGTTTCAGCAGGATGTACAGGTTCCGACCCGGCGATTCTCGTTCAGCCCGCGTTTCGATTATCAGATAAACGATAAGAACACGCTACAGCTTCGCTACAGCTATACGAATGCTAAGTCGGAAAATCAGGGACTGGGAAATATCACACTTCCGACTCGCGCATTTGAAACGACCTATACCGAGAACGAGATCCGCCTGACCGAAACGATGATCATCAATCCGACGACCATCAACGAGACGCGATTCGAGATCGACTTTGAGAACCGTGAACAGACGGGTGATAACACTATCCCCACGATCAACGTCGGCTCCGCCTTTGTTGGCGGCGGCTCGCAGATCGGTTTGAGTTTTGATAAGGAAACCTCGTGGGAGCTTCAGAATTACACGACGACCTCGCTTGGTAAGAATTCCGAGCACGCGATAAAGTTTGGTGTTCGGGTCCGCAGCCTTACGATTCGGGACCGTTCGGAGAATAATTTCGGTGGAAGCTTCTCTTTCATCAATCTTGACAGCTATCGCAATACGGTACTAGGGAACGATTATCCGACCTCATTTTCCTTAACGACGGGGAATCCGGAGCAAAAGGTATCACGGACGGATGTGGGTTTGTTTATCACAGATGACTGGCGTATCAGCCCGGGCTTTACGATGAGCTTCGGCCTTCGTTACGAAAACCAGACCAACATCAAGGATAACCTCAATTTCGCCCCTCGGGTCTCGTTCGCTTGGTCGCCGGGAGCCGGCGGAGCTCGGGCGCCGAAGACAGTTATTAGAGGCGGCTTTGGTTTGTTCTATGACCGCTTTAGCGAGAACCTAACCCTTCAGGCCCAGAGATTCAACGGCTCTAATCAGCTCAGCCTTTTAGTTAATAGCTTTGATCCGGACCCGGTCAGGCGAGCGGCCGCGATAGCTTTGCTGCAGCAGGCGGTTTTCACGGTTGATGGCGTAACGAATGTCCCGACCGCGGCTCAGATTCAAGCTGCGCTGCCGCAGTCGAACACTATTCGAACCATTTCGCCGGAGATTCAGTCGCCGTATTTGGCTCAAGTTGCCCTCGGTGTTGAGAGGCAGTTGCCCCGCAACACTACGTTGTCGGTTTTCTACATCGGCTCGCGGACCTGGCATGTTCTCCGGGCGAGGAATATCAATGCTCCGATCTGCCCGGAGCAGGTGAACTGCCTAGATGCACCGCGTCCGAATCCATCGGCGGGTGACATTTACCAATATGAATCGAGCGGTATCTTGAATCAGAACCGGATCAATATCAATCTTCGCTCGAACCTCAACCCGCGCATTTCGATCTGGGGTAATTATTCGCTTGGCTTTAGCAAGAGCAACAGCGACGGGGCCCAGAGTTTCCCGGCGTACACCTACGACCTGAGCGACGAATATGGCCGATCGTCGTTTGATACAAGACACAGTGTTGTCTTTGGCGGAAATGTTTCGCTGCCGTGGTCTTTTTCGTTGAACCCGTTCGTTACGGCAAATACGGGCTCGCCGTTCAACATAACTCGAGGAGTTGACCTGAACGGTGACGGGTTGACGAACGAGAGGCCGACGTTTGGCGAATTAGCGACACGTTGCGGTGAGCTTGGGCTGACCAACTCGTTTTGCGATGTTTCGGGCTTTGACCCGAACGAGATCATTCCGCGTAATTTTGCCGACGGGCAGAAGTTCTTCAATGTTAACCTGAGGGTTAGCAAGAACTTTGGCTTCGGCAAAACTGCAGCACCTGCAGGTGATGCCCCGCAGGCCGGTGGCGGACCTCGCGGAGGCGGAATCCCTGGGATCGGTCGTGGCGGACCTCGCGGAGGCGGACCTGGTGGCTTCGGTGGAATGGGCGGCGGAGACGGCAGGTCACCCTACAATTTGAACGTCAGCGTTCAATTCACGAATTTGCTCAATACCGTTAACTTTGCCTCGCCGATCAGCAACCTCGCGTCGTCCCGAATTGGCCAGTTCACCCGAACACAGGGTGGCTTTGGCGGCTTCGGCGGGTTCGGCGGAAGCGGATCTAACAACCGCAGCATTACGCTGCAGGCCCGCTTTAGCTGGTAG
- a CDS encoding type II secretion system protein translates to MTGKLIQKRLSRGQGGFSLLELMIAMFILIILLSVAIPTYQRSVQQARETVLKENLWQMRRAVDQFGADKGRLPSSIDELVELNYLREVPYDPITETQEWEEVSGDDPLKGEGAQGLRDVKSRADGRDADGKAYSEY, encoded by the coding sequence GTGACTGGTAAACTCATTCAAAAACGGCTTAGCCGTGGCCAAGGCGGATTCTCGCTTCTTGAGCTAATGATCGCGATGTTCATCCTGATCATTCTGCTCTCGGTCGCCATCCCGACCTATCAGCGAAGCGTTCAGCAGGCCCGCGAGACCGTACTGAAGGAAAACCTCTGGCAGATGCGGCGGGCTGTCGATCAATTTGGCGCGGACAAGGGACGGTTGCCATCGTCGATCGACGAACTCGTTGAGCTGAATTATCTCCGCGAGGTCCCATACGACCCCATCACTGAGACGCAGGAATGGGAAGAAGTCTCGGGCGACGACCCGCTTAAAGGCGAAGGTGCACAGGGGCTTCGCGACGTAAAAAGCCGGGCGGATGGCCGCGATGCTGATGGCAAAGCTTATAGCGAGTATTAA